In Planctomycetota bacterium, the DNA window ATGGGTGATCGCCGTCGCAGCCGGTTGGCTCGAGGCCGGGCGAGCGCTGGGCTTCGCGTTTGCCGTTTTCACCGGCGCCGCGGCCGTCGTGGCGTTCGTGATCGTCGTGATGGGCAACACGCGGAAGCAACGCGCCATCCGCGATGCGACCGAGTCCGAGCCGACGACGAGCGCGGAACGCTGACCCCCACAAGCCAAAACGGCGAGCAGGTTTGCCTGCGTCCCGAAGACCACCAAGACGTCCGATCCGTCATCCCGAGCGCAGCCGAGGGACCTCGCCTGGTTGCCTGCGACACTCGACACGCGAGGTCCTTCGACTCGCTGCGCTCGCTCAGGATGACGGACCGGAAGCGTTTGCGACACCGTCTCGGGCAGGCGTGCGTCTCACCGAGACGCAATCCGTTCGTGCCCGCACCCAGCAGCAGGCGGAGCCGTCGGATGGGGAATAAACTGGAATCGCTCCGCAACGCGTCGGCCGGTTGCCGATGTTGCGGGTGAACACACCGCAGAGACTCACCATGCGTAACCAGTATCAAACGACCTCGTCATCGGCTTGGGGTGCCGGTGCCAGCGCCTTGCCCGTCAGCGAGGCCCCGGCCGAGACCCGCGCCGACTTCCTGAAAAAGACCTACAGCCACCTCGCCGCCGCCGTCGCGGCGCTGGTGGCCCTGGAGCTGCTCTACTTCGCGATCGTCCCGCGAGACACCTTGCTGTCGATCACCGGTGCCGTGTTCGGCGGGTTCGGTGGCTTCGGCTGGGTCGGCATCCTCATCGCCTTCGCGGCCGTCAGCTATGTGGCCCAGAAATGGGCGATCGAAGGGGTCGACAGCGGGAAGGCGTATGCAGGACTGACGCTCTACACGATCGCCCAGTCGCTGATCCTTCTGCCGCTGCTCGTGGTCGCGACGACCTTCACCGGAAGCGATGACGGCACCAGTTTCGGACTGATCCCGACGGCTGTGCTCGTCACGGCCCTCATTGTCGGCGGACTGACCGGCTTCGTCTTCGTGACCGGGGCCAACTTCAACTGGCTCGGCGGCATCCTGGCCGTCGGCGTGCTGGGGCTCATCGGCATCTTCATCGGGAGCCTGATCTTCGGATTCGAGCTGGGCCTGATCTTCATCGTCTTCGGCGTCGTTCTGATGAGCGGCTTCGTCCTGTACGAGACCAGCAACGTCCTGCACACCTACCCGGTCGGCAGCCACGTCGCGGCGAGCCTCGCGCTCTTCGCCAGCATCGCAACGCTGTTCTGGTACGTGCTGCAACTACTCATGCTGCTTCAGAACCGCGACTAGCCGTCTCGCTTTCACCAACCACCCGACGCCGGACCTTTTGGTCCGGCGTTGTTCGTTTCTGCTCTAAAGTCGCCCATGCCGTGGACGACGCTGTGTGATCTGGACGAGCTGAGCCGTCAGGGCGAAGGCACCTTCGTCGACATCGACGGCCGAGAGCTGGCCGTGTTCCTGGATGGCGAGACGCCGCGGGTGATGGACAACCTCTGCCCGCACGCCGGCGGGTCGATGGCGTCGGGCTACCTCGAAGAGCAGGGCGGCGTGATGTGCGCGATCTGCCCCTGGCACGGCTGGGGCTTCCGCGTCGACACCGGCGACTACATCGACATGCCCGGCTTCGAAATCGCCATTTACGACAGCCGCATCGTCGACAACGACGGCAAGCAGCAGGTCCAGGCGGACCTGCCGATGACGTGAAAATAGGGACTAGGGACTAGGCAGATTCTCTGCTCTGGTCCTAGTCCCTAGCGCCTAGCTCCTAGTCACTTGTCGTTCAGCCGATCGTCTTGATCACACCCTCAGCGGCGGCTTCGATGCCGGTGATGACGACGTTGAGGGCCTTGTAGCCTTCTTCGCCGCTGATTTCGGGCGGGGTGTTGGTGAGGATGCTGTGGGTCAGCATGGCCGCGACGCCGGAGTCGGTTTGCTTCTCGTTGGTGGCCATGGCACCGGCCTTGATGCGTTCTTTCCGGCCGCCGCGGTAGTCGACCATGACGCCGTCCGCCCAGTCGCCTTCTTCGCCGATGCGCATGACGCCGTTCTCGCAGAAGAGGCGTGTGCCGTTATCGCCGATACGGCCGAAGTTGGTCCAGGAGATGTGGACGGAACCGATGGCCCCGCTCGCCATCTCGCATTCGAGGAAGGCGTTGTCGTCGACCTCGACAGGCGAGCCATCCGGGTAGCGTTTTGCGAGCGTCTTGACGAAGCCGCCGATCTTGGCGAACTCGTCGCCGGTGAGGTAGCGCATGAGGTCGGCCTTGTGGATGCCCAGGTCGCCGCAGACGCCCATGCCGGCCAGTTCCTTCTTGAAGAACCAGCTCTCGATGCCGTCGACACTCCAGCCGTCGGCCCCGGGGTGCTTGAAGTTGGTCTCGTAGGTCAGGATTTTGCCGAGCTTGCCAGAGTCAAGGATTTCCTTGGCGGCGACGTGGGGCGGCATGAGTCGCTGGTTCATGCCGATCATCAGGAACTTCCCGCTCTTGTCGCGAGCCGCGATCATCGCCTTGGCGTCTTCACGCGTGGTGGCCATCGGCTTCTCGACCAGGACGTGCCGGCCGGCGTTGTGGGCGTCGATGGTCTGGGGCGCGTGCAGCGCGTTGGGCGTGCCGACGACGGCCGCGTCAGAGTCGACCTTGGCCAGCATCTCCTTGTGGTCCGTGAAGTACGGGATGTCGTAGTGGGCCGCGATCTCCTTGGCCCGAGCCTCGTTCGGGTCGCACAGGGCGACGAGCTTGCTGTTGGCGTGCTTGTGGATCTCGGGCAGGTGACGACGCTGATTGATGGCGCCGGCACCCATTGCGACGTAGGAAACGATGCGTTCGGACATGGGCCGGGCACTCTACGACGAGGATCGCCGGCATGCCAGACGGACCGACGACTCGTCCGGGTTCAGGAGGAACCGATGACCTGCTCTGCCGCTTCGAGCTTGGGACGGAGCTTGGCGTACGGCACGTCCTGCACCGACGTGCCTTCCTTGACGGCCAGGCTCGCCGCCAGTGCCGCGGACTCGCCCATGATCATGAACACGGGCTCCATCCGCAGGCTGCCGAAGGCGATGTGGCTGGCCGAGGCACAGACGGCAACGAGCAGGTTGGGGCACGACCCGTCGGGGGGCGTGATACAGCCCTGCGACACGACGTACGGCCCGGGCCCTTTCAACTGGACGTCGCCCTCGTTGAAGACCCGGCCGTCGCGGATGATCCGCTGGACGTTGTGGCTGTCCATCATGTAGCTGCCCATCGCGATCGGGTCGTCGCAGACGTGCTTCAGCGTGACGTCGGCCTCGGTGAGTGTCGCCTTGCCGCGGAGTCGCCGGGCCTCGCGGACGTAGAGCTGATGCGGCCAGTGATCGGTCTCGACGTACTCGTCCCGGGCCATGCCCCAGGTGGCGTAGGCGCTGCGAATGTGGTCCGGCACACGCTCGTCGTTGGCCATGAAGTAGTA includes these proteins:
- a CDS encoding Rieske (2Fe-2S) protein, translated to MPWTTLCDLDELSRQGEGTFVDIDGRELAVFLDGETPRVMDNLCPHAGGSMASGYLEEQGGVMCAICPWHGWGFRVDTGDYIDMPGFEIAIYDSRIVDNDGKQQVQADLPMT
- a CDS encoding Gfo/Idh/MocA family oxidoreductase; translation: MSERIVSYVAMGAGAINQRRHLPEIHKHANSKLVALCDPNEARAKEIAAHYDIPYFTDHKEMLAKVDSDAAVVGTPNALHAPQTIDAHNAGRHVLVEKPMATTREDAKAMIAARDKSGKFLMIGMNQRLMPPHVAAKEILDSGKLGKILTYETNFKHPGADGWSVDGIESWFFKKELAGMGVCGDLGIHKADLMRYLTGDEFAKIGGFVKTLAKRYPDGSPVEVDDNAFLECEMASGAIGSVHISWTNFGRIGDNGTRLFCENGVMRIGEEGDWADGVMVDYRGGRKERIKAGAMATNEKQTDSGVAAMLTHSILTNTPPEISGEEGYKALNVVITGIEAAAEGVIKTIG
- a CDS encoding Bax inhibitor-1 family protein; the protein is MRNQYQTTSSSAWGAGASALPVSEAPAETRADFLKKTYSHLAAAVAALVALELLYFAIVPRDTLLSITGAVFGGFGGFGWVGILIAFAAVSYVAQKWAIEGVDSGKAYAGLTLYTIAQSLILLPLLVVATTFTGSDDGTSFGLIPTAVLVTALIVGGLTGFVFVTGANFNWLGGILAVGVLGLIGIFIGSLIFGFELGLIFIVFGVVLMSGFVLYETSNVLHTYPVGSHVAASLALFASIATLFWYVLQLLMLLQNRD